Genomic DNA from Manihot esculenta cultivar AM560-2 chromosome 15, M.esculenta_v8, whole genome shotgun sequence:
ATAACCACCCAGTCATTTGCTCTTTCATCCCATGAGAAGCGTTGCCATAGGCCCGACGGAGATATTGTATACCTGACTAAATTAGAATCATTCAGGATATCATACTTGAAATACACCTCCTTATCATTCCATACAAATTCATAACTAAAGAAAGCATTAGGCTTCATATTAGGAGTCCCTGTGAGACGTAGGCCATTCCATGACCCGGCTCTGTAATGTATTCTATTTTCCTTTTTGAGAAAAAGTTGCGGATACCCACCAAGATCTAAGTGCACAGAAAATTGCCCTGAAGCTGGGTCTTCTGAGCTCTTCCAAGATGACGAAAACGTCTCGTGACCCGTTACTAAATTGACACCAAGTTTCATTCCAGGCAGTGTTGTGTCGACAGGATAATCAAAACTCTGCCACAGAAAGTTCTCTGGGTTACTATCATTTGCATCTCTTACAACGAAATTTCCCGAATCCAAGAGCTCTGCAACTGGATCCTTTGCTATGTTTGATGTATTTGATGACCAAAAATTATCGTTTGTGCCATTGACAAGTACAAGATCTCCTTGAGCAGTAATATTTAGAGACCCTGAAGTATTGGAGAGAGGAGTTTCTCTATTGGCTACCCAGACAATTGTCCGAGGAGATATTTTCTTGTACCATAATCCTAGGTATCGGCGATTAGAGTCTGCAAGACTGAAAAATCCCAGTTCAAAAATTCTGCCAGCTGAAACAAGAGTGTCTCCATCTCTTAAAGATTGAATTGGGTTAATTATGTCTAGCGTAGTGGCCGAGGTTCTTAAGATGGAGAAGCAAAAGAAGTATAAGAAAAGCGCACCAAAGCCTAACTGTGACATTGGCAATTGAATTTCTATTTCTGTTAGTAACCAGAGACATACACTGAAAAAACTCGAGGAaagaaaaacacatgaaactaGAAGCTAGACACCAATCCTTGCTgctgttctttccttcttaaaaaaaaaagctgcAAACTTTCCTGTACAGGGGAGTCGAACTTCTTACTCCATTGACTGTGTCTCGCGGAAACGAGAGGGAAGAAGGTACAGCCGTACAGGTAGATACTGGGCCAGCATAGCAGTTAGGGGCATTTTTGTGGAAGTGGGAAACTCCCGCGTCGGGCCCTCACAGAAGAACGAAGTTGGAGAACCGTGCAAGAATCCGTAACGTTCTCATATAAGACGGTCctgagaataataaaaaataatatagatatttattattatttaaaaatgttgaatttaattggttaaataaatttctattttaaacttaaattaGTTAAAGAAATAGattgtatttaaatttaatttcgttaagtttatttaattaaaatttttgttataatttaaaagatttttttttcaaaaataaataataaattcataactttttaaaaaaaacttcacCGTGAAAAaagaacaaataaaaaaaatagatatgcaatgaaatttaaattacaaGGATAAATGATTAAATTTAGTTGATTATTAAAAGTGATATATTATATATTGATAAAGagcttttaatatgaaaaactcaaaattgatttattactttaatattacatatttaaaatccacatttattttattggtgTCCATAATCAAATTCTTGGTTTTACtgtctaaaaaaatttaactaaatataaattaataaatcatgTTTACctacaaatttaattaattaatttggtgTTAATAGTGCttgattgtttatttattttaacctATTAAATTAAGAAGAAAGCATAGTTATGGAGTGATTGTATATACATATAACACTATATCTCTATtgtgtttatttattattattaattattaattttatatttcgcATTATCTATAATTCAGAAAGAGAAATATGATAATCTTTTTATgattatgaaatattaaatttaagtagttattcaaataaaagaagataattttaaaatattaaatctaaCTTTGTTCAAAATTAGTAAACtaacataaattaattttagttaaaaaattagttattgACATAAAACAATTATTGTAATAATGAATATATCAACGGAAATAAATAACGTGGAATTGATTAATAAActagtaaatatttaaatttatatttaaatattaaatttaatagtttttaattttattctcatatgagtttatattattcatagtttcattggtaaatttattttcacaattaataaattaccatattaaaaaaaacatataatttgGGAAGGAGAATGAGCTTCATAATTAATATCTGAAGGACCCAGTTCTCAAGTTTTGTTGTGATTTTCGGGGTTTTGCCTGATAATTCTTATGGacacaaaaaatagaaaaacgtgatagatttttttccttttgaatAAACAAAGATTAGGCGCATAATTTCTTTGTTTGCACAAAACGTTATATTTGGTCCAACTTCTTGATATTTTATAGTCATATCAGACTCTAAATTCAACAACTGAAAGGTAATTTCCCTCTCTGGGAAAAGGTTCCATCCATTATCCGGTGCATATCTCTGTTTAATTTCTACAAGGTAGGTTATTTTCCTGCCTCTCAAGCATTACTGCGTTGAAAATTAGCGTATTTTTTTTTGTAGAAGTGGATTAGATGGGTGAAAAAGAGATGAGACCCTTGTATTTATAAGAGAGATTTTTAAAACTGGTGCTTTGGAGTTCACATGAATTGTAAAAAATGAAAACTTTTCGATTTtcaaagggaaaattactttttagtccctgaggtttaacgtaattaacacttctgtccctctattttggcgatccaacacttaagtccctcactttcacttccgtccaaattcgtagtccttccgtccaaaatagccgtttgggacacgtgaattgacaaaattaaccctcttccTTCTTTGTGGACCACTCGAGGCGAAAATGAGTGCCGATCGCTAGCGGATGCATGACTGATCTGTCTGCAGCATGCTCGCCCGGTGATACTTGCCTGACTGCAACGGCCGCGACATGGACATGGAGTACGTCAGTCCCCACGTTCGTAGAGGTCGAGATTGAGATGGTCTCGGTTTGGGCTTTCGTCGTGAGCTGTCATCAACAAGGTGAGGTCCGAGTTGGCTCAGCGCCGACAGAGGCGCAATCGTTGCTCGATCCGCCGGTTTAGGGGCTGTCGACCGACATTGCACGGACGGCATACACAGTGGTAGCAGGATGAACCTAGCAGCCTCGACGTCGCCAGGGAGGAAGTTGCTGTGTGAATCGGCGATTTGAGGAAGACCGAAGCAACCTCTCGTGAGCTATCGACGATGAAGGCAGCCAGAGATGGTTCGTAGCGCCGACGGTGGAGCAATCGTTGCACGAACTGCTGGAACTCGGGCTGGCGGCAGCATTTGGCGATCATCGGGCGTACGGCGTGAGAGGGGCAACGGCGAGAGCATCTTCTCAAGGTAGAAGATGGAGTCGCTagccaaatttaattttataatttattgttaaaattatttttttaatatgattagaaatttaaataaaattattttatttataaattattttcatttacacttcttctttcttcttcttccttttccttttcttcttcttctgcaactttcttcttcttctgcaactggagaAATGCAATTAgaaaaaacatgaaagagaaaaacaaaaagaaatttcacatttaagagaagggtatttctggaaaaaattatcatctctcgcttttgactctttgaccaaacggattaaatggacggaaggactacgaatttggacggaagagaaagtgagggacttaagtgttgggtcgccaaaatagagggacagaagtgttaattacgttaaacctcagggactaaaaagtaattttcccattTTCAAATTTTACAATACTAACTCTTCTTCccaaatattaaaaagtaaaaaaatgaaggttttttttttatatatataaaaaaggaaaagaaacaaAAGAGGGAAAAACATAATTGGATGTCAAGTTATCTTGCCTCTATGGATGTTGTGATTTCATTCCTGGACCAAAAGCCTTCCTTACTTGAGGAAGAATCAGCTTCAAATGGATTTCTTTCATTATAAAAACCGGGCTGCCTGGGCGGAGGAAGAGAACTCTCACTCCCCAACATTACAACCACTGCTGACATGTCTGGCCTGTCTACTGGTAATCGCTGCACACATAAAAGACCCACTTGAATGCACCGTAGCACTTGAGGTACAGAACAAGAGCATCTTAACAACGGATCAAGTAGTTCTATGGCCCTCTCTTCCATCCACAGTCTCCATGCCTAAAacatttatggatatgttaatTGGACTCTGCTTTAAGTAATAGAGTAGCTGAATGTTAATAGATTTTCAATTCACAAAGCTATATTTGTGTCTGTGTGCGCGTATTGCCTCCAGTGGAACATTATCTGGATATGGAGCCAGAAAAAGAGGAAATTTATTGTGTTTACTTACATGTCCAAGAAGGTTGAGGCCATGATCCGAATGACAAAATCCTCTGTTTCTCTTTCCACTAATTATTTCTAGCACTAAAACGCCGAAGCTAAAAACATCAGATTTTACTGAGAAGAGCCCATCAACTACATACTCAGGTGACATGTAGCCACTGCAAGATATCATAGAAAACGTAAAGAATATTACAGAACTGTTACCATTATCTAAGTGTATATTACAGAAAAATTAACAAATCCAAAATCCATTAATATGGCATTTTAGTTGAGAGAATATAATCATGGGAAGACAATAAACCACGAAGTTCAGCCTGTACTCAACATTTATTCTATTTCAAGTATGAACATCCTACAATCTATGTTTTTGGAGATCAAATGGTGAAGTAATTTCAGATTCAATAAGGTAGAATAGGACAGTGGTAGCTCTCACAAACTTCGAATGTGAACAGAACAAATACTTCACTAGAATCCATATCCACTTCAGACACAAGCTTAATACATAGGAGAATTTAAGCCACCAACAAAATAGTATACTTACTATGTTCCAACAACCCTTTTCGTATTTGCTGCAATTTGATCCTTTCCAAATGTTCTGGCCAAGCCAAAGTCTGAAATCTTTGGATTCATATCACTGTCTAGTAAAACATTGCTGGCTTTTAGATCTCTATGGATGATTCTCAATCTGGAATCTTGATGAAGATAAAGAAGACCACGTGCAATTCCACCAATGATGTGGAAGCGTACATGCCAATCTAGTAATTTGCTCCTTGTTTGATCTATCAATTTCAGAACACAGTTAGACCATCTAAACTTCAAACCTTAAAGGGTGAAAAATCAGGAGCTGATGTAAAAGCCAAAAAAGCATATATAGAGATgccaaaccaaaaataaaggaaTCCAAGCTTTTGTTTGGCATGTATTCATAGATTAACATTCTTTCATCTCCTTGAATGCAGCAGCCAAGAAGCTTAACCAGATTTCTATGCTGAAGCTTTGCAATCAATATAACTTCATTTTTGAATTCTTTTCCACCTTGTCCAGATGTTTCTGAAAGCCTTTTCACTGCTATTTCTTGCCCATCCAACAATATACCCTGGAAAGCATCACTTGCAGATGTTGGAACAACTAGTAATAAGAAGATGGCTTACTTTAGCAACATATTTATTGGTACCTTGTATACAGGTCCAAAACCACCTTCTCCTAGTTTATTGTTGCTTGAAAAGTTATCAGTGGCGTTTTTTATAGTGGTTAAATCAATGGAAGGTAATTCAATGTCTTCCTCTGCACCAAAATCAACATAATCTTCTGGATCAGTCTGTTTTACCGTTCCTGAAATGAGAGGAGAGATGGATTGTGCATGTGTGCATGATCACAGTGTAAAACCAGAGGACTGAAATTTCCTTTTGAAGAGAAAACTAATGCGCAAGTTCTTTTGGTAATAGAATTTAGCAGAGTTCTGCTATAGAAATCAATATAATGCAGGTACATATATCAGTTTACCTTGCTGCAGACGTTTTCGTCTTCGTATGCACAAAAGCAATATCAATGCTAGGGATCCCCCAACCACGATGAGACAGCTGACAACAATTGCAACTTGTCTCTTCTCATTcgaattttttttctccttgGTAGGAGCTGAAACAATAAAAGTGTTGTTAATGGCCATGTCATAGCTTTTATGTGCTAAACCATTTGGATTTATCTTAGTGGTACTGGAGTTATTTACAAAGCTGTAAAATCCCGAGTTCAAACTCAAGTGGAAGCCAATTATAACAAAAAATGTCATAGCTTTTATGTGCTAAAATTGCAACCAGAAAGACAAAATAATAAGGTACCTAGTTCTGAAGCAGCCATCCGTATATAGAGGTCTTGCCCACCTTCAGTGAATTCCCTCATGTCAATTAGATCGTCAAACCAAAGTAAACATCCTGATCCTCTAATGTCTGAATTTGCATATGCCATGCATGAACAATTTCTTAGGCACATTTCCTCACATTCCTTCAGGCCTAAGCTCTTATCAACCCAGGAAGAAGATGTGTCAGGTAATTTCATTTCTACGTGCTTCCGAAATCCATCTCCACTATGACATTTGAGTTGAGTCCTTCGGACACACCCATCTGACCAATCTGACGCACTCCATGACGTGGGCGATTTGGGTACAAACCCTTCCAAGCATGCACATACAGGATAGTTATTGATGTTGCAACTGGCATATTGACCACACAATGCGTAAGTGTCACACTGATCTGTTGGCACTCCAAAGAATAGCGTCCAACTCTGTGTTCGATCAACCCAAATATGCCGCTCCAGAACCCCTTTATCACTCATTACTAACCTTGAAACAACTGAACTATTTTTTAGCTCGTATGAATAATATATCTCATGCCTATTTGAcacaaatataaaattaaatatcggGTTTGGTTTCAGCTGAGGACTCCCTGTAAACTGGAGACCATTCCATGGTCCGCTACGGCACTGTATTATGTTTCCCTTCATAATGAAAAGCTGAGGATACCCTCGAAGATCTATCAAGCACTTAAAATCACCCTTAGCTGGATCATCTATGCTCTTCCAAGATTGTAGAAACATGTCCAAACCCATGTCAAGGTTCCATCCAAGTTTCATGCCAGGTAACAAGGTATCATATGGAAAATCAAAACTCTGCCATAATATATACTCACCGTTTCTACCAAGACCATCTTTGACAACAAGATTTCCTGAATCTAAGAGCTGGGCAACTGGATTCTGTGGAGTGCTCGATGTATTGGATGACCAAACTATACTATTTGTGCTATTCTGAAGGATCAGAAGTCCTTGCTCATTTACTTTTAGAACTCCTGATGTGTTTGTAAATGGAGTTTCTCTGCTGGCTACCCACACAACTGTCCTGATCGGTATTTTCCTATACCAAATTCCCAAGTATCTTCTGCTACTTGAATTGTCTGGGCTGAAGAATCCAAGTTCAAAGTTCCCATCAGCTGAAACCAGCGTCTCGCCGTCTCTCATGGATTGAGCTGGGGTTAGAGTGTCTTGTGCAGTTAAGATTCTTATGGTGGACAACAAAAAAGAACAGAAAAGAATCGCAAAACCCATCACCAATATGCAGAAATTGCATGAAGCATGAAAGGTTGTGCCCTAAAGTCTGGGATG
This window encodes:
- the LOC110602253 gene encoding G-type lectin S-receptor-like serine/threonine-protein kinase At4g27290 isoform X2, whose product is MGFAILFCSFLLSTIRILTAQDTLTPAQSMRDGETLVSADGNFELGFFSPDNSSSRRYLGIWYRKIPIRTVVWVASRETPFTNTSGVLKVNEQGLLILQNSTNSIVWSSNTSSTPQNPVAQLLDSGNLVVKDGLGRNGEYILWQSFDFPYDTLLPGMKLGWNLDMGLDMFLQSWKSIDDPAKGDFKCLIDLRGYPQLFIMKGNIIQCRSGPWNGLQFTGSPQLKPNPIFNFIFVSNRHEIYYSYELKNSSVVSRLVMSDKGVLERHIWVDRTQSWTLFFGVPTDQCDTYALCGQYASCNINNYPVCACLEGFVPKSPTSWSASDWSDGCVRRTQLKCHSGDGFRKHVEMKLPDTSSSWVDKSLGLKECEEMCLRNCSCMAYANSDIRGSGCLLWFDDLIDMREFTEGGQDLYIRMAASELAPTKEKKNSNEKRQVAIVVSCLIVVGGSLALILLLCIRRRKRLQQEEDIELPSIDLTTIKNATDNFSSNNKLGEGGFGPVYKGILLDGQEIAVKRLSETSGQGGKEFKNEVILIAKLQHRNLVKLLGCCIQGDERMLIYEYMPNKSLDSFIFDQTRSKLLDWHVRFHIIGGIARGLLYLHQDSRLRIIHRDLKASNVLLDSDMNPKISDFGLARTFGKDQIAANTKRVVGTYGYMSPEYVVDGLFSVKSDVFSFGVLVLEIISGKRNRGFCHSDHGLNLLGHAWRLWMEERAIELLDPLLRCSCSVPQVLRCIQVGLLCVQRLPVDRPDMSAVVVMLGSESSLPPPRQPGFYNERNPFEADSSSSKEGFWSRNEITTSIEAR
- the LOC110602253 gene encoding G-type lectin S-receptor-like serine/threonine-protein kinase At4g27290 isoform X1; the protein is MGFAILFCSFLLSTIRILTAQDTLTPAQSMRDGETLVSADGNFELGFFSPDNSSSRRYLGIWYRKIPIRTVVWVASRETPFTNTSGVLKVNEQGLLILQNSTNSIVWSSNTSSTPQNPVAQLLDSGNLVVKDGLGRNGEYILWQSFDFPYDTLLPGMKLGWNLDMGLDMFLQSWKSIDDPAKGDFKCLIDLRGYPQLFIMKGNIIQCRSGPWNGLQFTGSPQLKPNPIFNFIFVSNRHEIYYSYELKNSSVVSRLVMSDKGVLERHIWVDRTQSWTLFFGVPTDQCDTYALCGQYASCNINNYPVCACLEGFVPKSPTSWSASDWSDGCVRRTQLKCHSGDGFRKHVEMKLPDTSSSWVDKSLGLKECEEMCLRNCSCMAYANSDIRGSGCLLWFDDLIDMREFTEGGQDLYIRMAASELAPTKEKKNSNEKRQVAIVVSCLIVVGGSLALILLLCIRRRKRLQQGTVKQTDPEDYVDFGAEEDIELPSIDLTTIKNATDNFSSNNKLGEGGFGPVYKGILLDGQEIAVKRLSETSGQGGKEFKNEVILIAKLQHRNLVKLLGCCIQGDERMLIYEYMPNKSLDSFIFDQTRSKLLDWHVRFHIIGGIARGLLYLHQDSRLRIIHRDLKASNVLLDSDMNPKISDFGLARTFGKDQIAANTKRVVGTYGYMSPEYVVDGLFSVKSDVFSFGVLVLEIISGKRNRGFCHSDHGLNLLGHAWRLWMEERAIELLDPLLRCSCSVPQVLRCIQVGLLCVQRLPVDRPDMSAVVVMLGSESSLPPPRQPGFYNERNPFEADSSSSKEGFWSRNEITTSIEAR